One segment of Chionomys nivalis chromosome 3, mChiNiv1.1, whole genome shotgun sequence DNA contains the following:
- the Tbl2 gene encoding transducin beta-like protein 2 — MELPQMPELMGLSLLVGLLALVATAAVARGWLRTEEDKASPPVRQKANESKKSGSKKQKQNQRVRKEKPQQHTFTHRLLAAALKSHSGNISCMDFSSNGKYLATCADDRTVRIWSTKDFLQREHRSMRANVELDHATLVRFSPDCRAFIVWLANGDTLRVFKMTKREDGSFTFTATPEDFPKKHKAPIVNIGIADTGKFIMTASSDTTILIWNLKGQVLSTINTNQMNNTHAVISPCSRFVGSCGFTPDVKVWEVCFGKKGEFQEVLRAFELKGHSASVHSFAFSNDSRRMASVSKDGTWKLWDTDVEYKKQQDPYLLRTGRFEEACTMPCRLALSPDTHVLALASGTSIHLFNTRRGEKEECFENVHGECIADLTFDITGRFLASCGDRAVRLFHNTPGHRAVVEEMQGLLKRASSESTRQRLQQQLTQAQEALKSLGALKK, encoded by the exons GCCAAAAAGCAAATGAATCCAAGAAGTCAGGATccaagaagcagaaacagaatcAGCGGGTTCGCAAGGAGAAGCCTCAGCAACATACCTTCACCCACCGCCTTCTGGCTGCAGCATTAAAG AGCCATAGTGGGAATATATCTTGCATGGACTTCAGTAGCAATGGCAAGTATCTGGCCACCTGTGCGGATGACCGCACTGTCCGAATCTGGAGCACCAAAGATTTCCTTCAGCGGGAACACCGCAGCATGAGAGCCAATGTGGAGCTGGACCATGCCACGTTGGTGCGCTTCAGCCCAGACTGCAG AGCCTTCATTGTTTGGTTGGCCAATGGGGACACTCTCCGTGTCTTTAAGATGACAAAACGAGAAGATGGGAGCTTTACCTTCACAGCCACCCCAGAGGACTTCCCTAAAAAGCACAAGGCACCTATTGTCAACATTGGCATTGCTGACACAG GAAAGTTCATCATGACAGCCTCCAGTGATACGACCATCCTCATCTGGAATCTGAAAGGTCAGGTGCTGTCCACAATCAACACCAACCAGATGAACAACACTCACGCTGTTATCTCCCCATGTAGCAG GTTTGTGGGTTCGTGTGGCTTCACCCCAGATGTCAAGGTCTGGGAGGTCTGctttgggaagaaaggggagtTCCAGGAGGTGCTGCGAGCCTTTGAACTGAAGGGCCACTCTGCATCCGTTCATTCTTTCGCTTTCTCCAACGACTCTCGGAG GATGGCCTCTGTCTCCAAGGATGGCACATGGAAGCTGTGGGACACAGATGTGGAATACAAGAAGCAGCAGGACCCCTACTTGCTAAGGACAGGCCGCTTTGAAGAGGCGTGTACCATGCCTTGCCGCCTGGCGCTCTCCCCTGACACCCATGTCCTGGCCTTGGCCTCTGGCACCAGTATTCATCTCTTCAACACGAGGCgtggggagaaggaggagtgCTTCGAGAATGTCCACGGGGAATGTATTGCTGACTTGACTTTTGACATCACTGGCCGCTTCCTGGCCTCCTGTGGGGACCGTGCAGTGCGGCTCTTCCACAACACCCCTGGCCACCGGGCTGTGGTGGAGGAGATGCAGGGCCTCCTGAAGCGGGCATCCAGTGAGAGCACCCGCCAGAGGCTGCAGCAACAGCTGACCCAGGCCCAGGAGGCACTAAAGAGCCTGGGTGCCCTGAAGAAGTGA